The Halalkalicoccus tibetensis genome contains the following window.
CGAACCCCCGACAAAAACCTCCACTAAAAAGGCCGGCGCGGCGGAGCCGCGCCGGGCCGCCACCACCATGATCAGCCAGTTCTCGGTTTCGGTGATACGTTGAAGTGGCTGCCGAGCCTACTACCACCATGTTCCGAGCCATCCTCCCCGAAGGCGAGTTCGACTGTGAAAGCTACGAGCAGACCGATCAGGGCGTCGAGCTCTACACGGGGGACGGGGAGCTGATCGCGTTCGTCCCCTACGCGAACCTCGTCGCGATCCTCAACGAGGAGGTCGAGTCGGCCGACGATCGATCGGTCTTCTAGAGCGAGAGTCCGCGGATCGCGACCGCCTCACCCTCCTCGACGCGGCCGATCACCCGGCCGTCGGTCCCCTCGGCGAGCGCCTCGGCCGCCCCCTCCTCGGGGACCGCCGCGACGAATCCCGTCCCCATGTTGAACGTGCGGTGCATCTCCTCGTCGGAGACCCCCGCCGACCGAACGAACTCGAAGACCGGCTGGGCCGGGTAGGGGTCGTCGATCTCATAGCGAAGATCGCCGAGGCGCTTGAGGTTCGTCCACCCGCCGCCGGTGATATGGGCCGCACCGCGGACGCCGTGTGATCGCATCGGCTCCAAGAGATCCGTATAGAGGCGGGTGGGCTCCAGCAACGCCTCGCCGACGGTCTCGTAGCCGTCGTGGGGGAACGGGTCGTCGTAGCCCCCCTCGCGGGTCGCGGCCTCGCGGGCCAGCGTCAGCCCGTTGGAGTGGATTCCCGACGAACGCCATCCCACGAGCGTGTCGCCCGGCTCCGCGCTCCCCTCGAAGACCGCGTCCTTGGGCGCGAGGCCCGCGCAGGTGCCCGCGAGGTCCAGTCCCCGAACGACCTCGGGCATCACGGCCGTCTCGCCGCCGACCAGCGCGAGGCCAGCTTCCTCGGCACCCGCCGAAAGCCCCTCGCCGACCTGTTCTGCGACCCCCTCGTCGGGCTCGTCGACCGCGATGTAGTCGACGAACGCGACCGGCTCGACGCCGGCGGCCACGAGGTCGTTCGCGTTCATCGCGATGCAGTCGATCCCGATCGTCGAGTAGTCGTTGAGGGCTTCGGCGACCAGCAGTTTCGTTCCCACGCCGTCGGTCGCGAGCGCGAGGTACCGGTCGCCGATGTCGAGCAGGCCCGCGTAGTCGCCCTCGCTCTGGCCGACCGCCGAGACCAGCGCCGCCGTCGCGGCCTCGCTGTCGGCGATGTCGACGCCGGCTCCCGAATAAGTGAGCTCCCCGTCGGCGCCCGCGTCCGTGTCCTCGTTCTCGCTCATGGCCGAGTGCGCGCGCGGTGCGGCCAAAAGCCCACCGTTTCGCCCCTCGAGCCCCCGCTCCCGATACGCGTTTGCGTCCCGACGCCCTACGCTCCCCCATGGGACGCCGCACGCTCGCCACCCTGCTCGGGCTGTTCGTGCTGGCGGGGTATCTCGCGGCCGCCTACCTCCTCTACCGCGGCCTGGTCACGATTCTCGGGGCGATCGACCCGCTCACGCTCCTCGTGGCGCTGCTCGCCGGCACCCTCCTCTCGGGCTATCTGAGCTACCGCTTCGGCACCCGGGGGCTGCTCCGGAGCCTCGATTCGCGACCCCTCGAACGTGCACAGGCACCCTGGCTCCACCGCCGGATCGACGCGCTCGCCGGGTCGATGGCCCTCGAGCGCCCGGACGTGTTCGTGGCGTCGCTCGGCGCGCCCAACGCCCTCGCGATGGGCAGCTCCCGACGGGGCGCGCTCGTCCTCGACGTCGGGCTCGTCCGGCTGCTC
Protein-coding sequences here:
- the purM gene encoding phosphoribosylformylglycinamidine cyclo-ligase is translated as MSENEDTDAGADGELTYSGAGVDIADSEAATAALVSAVGQSEGDYAGLLDIGDRYLALATDGVGTKLLVAEALNDYSTIGIDCIAMNANDLVAAGVEPVAFVDYIAVDEPDEGVAEQVGEGLSAGAEEAGLALVGGETAVMPEVVRGLDLAGTCAGLAPKDAVFEGSAEPGDTLVGWRSSGIHSNGLTLAREAATREGGYDDPFPHDGYETVGEALLEPTRLYTDLLEPMRSHGVRGAAHITGGGWTNLKRLGDLRYEIDDPYPAQPVFEFVRSAGVSDEEMHRTFNMGTGFVAAVPEEGAAEALAEGTDGRVIGRVEEGEAVAIRGLSL